AGTGAATACGGATAAAACAAAAGTGATGGTTTTCAGACGTCGTGGAAGAGTTCGTAATAATGAAGTGTGGTCATATGATGGTAAAAGACTCGAAATAGTTGACAGTTTTAATTATTTAGGTGTGGTATTTGATTCTTATGGTAATTTTAACTCAAATATGCAGATGCTTGTTGGGAAATCGTTGAAAGCTATGAACACTTTATTCTGTAATACTAGAGAATTTAATTTTACACCTAAGACGATGTGTAGCCTATTTGATTCTTTTGTaacatctattttaaattattcCTCAGAAGTGTGGGGATATACTAAATGTAAAGACATCGAaagaatacatttaaaattttgcaaaaagttgTTGAATGTAAAAATCTCTACAAGTAATGTTGGAATTTATGGGGAACTAGGTCGCTTTCCATTGTATATAAATAGATTTGTTCGTATAgttaaatattggtttaaacttaTCAATACTGAcaacattgttttacaaaatgtgtattttatgttaaaaaatgatCTGCTTAGTGGCAAGATAAACTGGTTATCTAATGTTAAAGATATGCTTACTACAAACGGTTTTGGTTATGTATGGGATTATCCATATAATGTTAcggtaaatgtatttatttctgaCTTTAAACAGCGTCTTGTTGATAGTTTTATACAGAACTGGAAACATGGGGTGAATCAAAATAGTGTTCTATTTGTgtataaatatgttaaagaaaattttggttaTGAGGAATACTTAAGTGTTGTGCAAAATCGACTATATAGACAATTATTAACAAAGTTTAGGCTTTGTGCTCATAGACTTCGTATTGAGACAGGTAGATATGGTCGGTATAGAATTGACAGATCTGAAAGAACTTGTGAAGTATGTGGAAGTAATGACatagaagacgaatatcattttataattgtgtgtccgaaatataaaacaatcagaaCGCGTTATATTGCTAAATATTACTTTCAGCACCATAGTATGCAAAAATTTATACATCTGATCTCATCAACTAACGCAAAAGTGCTAAATAAACTGGTATGTTATATACATTGTGCCTTGAAAATTAGAGACAATTTCTTAAATGATAgaacatgaaatatttattaatgcTTTGAAGCTTTGTAATTTATGAACTGTTACTCTcgttttgaatgtttattttttgaatgtgtagatacttatttgttgtatagtttgaccttatatatttgatatattgtatgTTTAGATGAGGAGCTTTCAGCTCAAGTCTTgaataaaatcttcttcttcttcttcttcttcttctctaCTAGCAAAGTAcataaggaaaaatatttcatttcatagcCATAACTTCTTCGACAATACAGCCATAACTTCTTCGACAATACATATATACAgtacacataattatatacaaatttgaatatctatttatattttatctcCATTGTACTTCGAGAAATCATGTTTTTGAGGTGAGTCGAATTAGATGCATATTATCATGCATGATTAATATACAAAACACGTAtaaagcattttaaaatgtgCACGAATTGGCTATACGATTCTTTTCTatactttataatatatttctataaactACCAcgaagaaaatatacattttaaaaaagaatcgtatttaaaataattgatctgttttttttttttttttttttttttttttttttttttttttttcattctggtGTCCTTTTTATTTCAGACTTCGTTTGTTTGAAGACGCTGAAGATTCCCCGGTGCAGACAACTTCCGGTGAAGTCTGTAATCACTCCCTATGGAAAATTCTACAAGTCACCAGGCTCTGGAGCCGATTTTTCGGTAAGTTTCTTACATGCAAACCAATTATCATTTTAATGATATTCGAAAAAGTTACTGTtcgtttatttttcaaaaatagaatcataaataaaatatatttccagCATAgttattctacatatttttttctgtaatatcatttagctattaacatttctttcgtcagttcattatgtatgtatttcttcTTACAGATAAAGATTCCGTCGCGGAAGTCACTGAAACGCCAAACATCAGACGCCAGAAGAAGCTTGTTTTCTGGAAAACGTCAAGCAGACGATAGTCTTGAAGTAGAATCTCCCGCTACGAAGAAACTTAGGAAGAGTTCTGTACTTCCGGTAGGTATTGTGTTCGGCTTAGTTATTATTTGCCAGCGTCACCCagaaatgtatttcatattgcCATTAGATTCTacttacaaataaattaaaaatatgtacacattctgtgtcttatataaaactgtatttgttttatcaatgctAAAAATTCTTTTGCTAATCAAACCAGTGATGATCTGATCATAACTGGGTCATTATCTTAGAACCATTTTCTATCCTATGCATTTGCAATTCTTTTCCTTATTCAGTGTCTTACAGTATTGTTTCCTTTTTATGGTAGGTTTTAATTAAGATTAGCAAGGGAAAGTTTAGCTTTTAGATTGTACAGTGGTTGATTAGATTACTGATATTCTATGATGTTCTTGTAGACTACtaagtctcttataactctaTGTAGAGTGGCAATGTGCTTTCTTTAAATTAGTTTTTATCTGTGATATTTGTAAATATGCACGTGTTGTATTGTCACATTGAAGAaactataataataaaataaaataaaatatattaaaatttagaaaatgccGTTTAGTTTTACATACCTGGGTTTATTCATCACAATTTTGAGTGTATCTACCGTTTAGAATCATCTAAGTAGAAAtgctcatttacattttgttaataGATATTTATCGTTTTCTTAATTTTAGGTTTCCAATGATATCATCGAAGCTGTTGAACGATTAGAATCACGTGAACTCGTAGCTGACGGAGCTCGTTGCTACACGTTACCCACAATTCCCGGCAAACACAGCGACCTCAAGTCCATCGCTCCAGAAACAATGGCGGACATCGTGGAAGGGCGGTATACAGAAAAGCTTGGGAAAGTAGCCATCGTCGACTGTCGGTACCCGTACGAGTTCGAGGGAGGTCATATCCGGGGAGCTGTAAACATGTACACCAAGGACGCCGTCAACACGCTTCTCCAGGAGACGTCGACGTCAGAGAAACCACGTGTGCTGATCTTCCACTGCGAATTCTCTTCAGAGAGGGGGCCAAAAATGTAAGTATTCAAACGAATAGACTTATAAACTAAGAAATTATTGCATTAAGAAATTGGTTTTGTAAACTGTGATATTGTTACTCAAAGTTTATGATACATTAAACATACAAAAGTGTATAAACGTAACgtcttttttattacaaaaatccTGAGGTAACCATAACAACTATAAATTTCGTTTTGAAATAGCTGACGTATAAAATAATGTTATTGCCTATTATATTCCAGGTATCGTTTCTTGAGAAGCCAGGATCGTGTGCTGAATAAACACAGATATCCACATCTCATCTTCCCAGAGATTTACTTACTTGATGGAGGCTACAAAGCGTTCTTTTCTACACACAAGGTTGGTATTTTGGAAACGCGTCCATTCCAGTTTCAAAGCTTTCTCAGTACAATTTTGTTATTTGTGGAGGTCAACTTTACGAATATGAGAATCATTATAcaaattttctaaatgaaaagacgaaaattgttttcattccaGTAATATCTAAGCGGATTCTCTTGAACTGAAATAATTGAACTATGTTCTCATTCCATGCGGCGTTATATTTCATTCAAGatctttattaaatatttcatttttttatgatttcaggATTTGTGTGTCCCAATCAGCTACAAGCCAATGTTACACGAGGACCATGCTGCCGACCTACGTCACTTCCGGGTCAAGTCGAAATCATGGACCGCTGGTGAGAAACAgaagactagcagacgacaaagAAGCAGACTTGCTTGCTTAAATATTGACTTCTAAACATTGTGCTAATGTGTTGGAAAGTGCTTAATGTACGGCAGTTTGCTGGTTGTGCTAAATGTTGTTTTGTTAACTGTGTTTGTTGATTATTACTTGTTTATGCTGTGaagaaataaaagagaaaaaaaaatttatgttttacattatttttacttAACTCTTTTATTTAAAGGAGAGGTCGAGGTTTCAGTCCATATGATATGGGAAAATTAGATCGTGAAAATCCGAGACCACAAAAGTCGATAAtaagtttggccaggtaaatctgcCGTCGCTAGTTTTCGGTCTAAGTACTAGTCCGTTTTTTAGGCCGATGTCTAACAAGTAATTCCTGCTTAGCCAATGTACCTTTACATTAATacatacttttgatcatatggatttaagGAATATTATCAAGTCTAATTTATAGTGATAGCAAagatatatttaacaaattatcaaggccttcgagtgttTTATCGCCCGAGTGGTTATATActtaagcatctgaacgatgaaccgtggtaaatttgACGATGAATCACAAGAAGACttcgattgttttcattctgacatgcttattgacataatttaatacattatgctggacttcatttacccgaagagcaatgtatcggacgtcatgtggcaatttgacgtcataactgacgtcacaatgctctcttactggtccgcgtgtcaaccgttgtttatctcAGAATATACAgggcttgatttccttctttgtttaactggaaatcaaaccgagtcatgttagaatagaatttctaacatgatccgattcattttcctattaaataaagaaagatGAAAATAGtgaattataataaaacaattcactgttctagcgtcaaacggcatagcggcgtgctggaaaagaaaccgattgaacacaggcaaatatttaatgaatgccgacaaggatgtactttaaagtccttggtaacgtgttagaatcgaaataatgtatctcatttagtgatttgctcttgaataaaatcattgtttgtcgttcagatgcgtattattatatcactcggattgcgccctcgtgatatacatgtaattccttcgaatctgaactccaaacaatgatttattcagcggcaaatcactaaatgagatatgtcatttcttaaataaattggaACTAATTGGAACCTAAATGGTATTTGATGAATTTATCAGAATACCTGTATAACGATagtctcaacaaacacattatcatAAAACCGAAcaatcactttgcaaaaataatttctgctATCTTACAATCGGATGGAAGCTCGCTTTTATAAATCCTTGTTTGATGataatgattatgaaataaaggttttaaatagttatttgtgtaatcaaataactgcacatttattattatgccgtgagcggtgtccaactagcttagaatcttatgccagctcgaagatcgaaattcaactaaTAACTTGTCGAATTTTGATCCCAAGCTACccctgaagatcgaaaaacgtcaaattccaaaatagtttttaatttcggaccagctcaatgatcgaaattcataatattccaaaagccaaatttcgatcttgTATTGAATAAACAGCCAAGACTGATACtgaatttttttaaagtcaaatttcGAGCAAGAAATTAGTGCCGAACcagctcgaaaatcgtacttagtttgaatttcaatataattctGAAACTGAGATCTGCTTaagatcataattcaaagattaaaagATCGAAAttccagtttaaaaaaaaaaatctaaatagattattccaagcctgctcgaattttcaaagcaatcgaatttaaaacagggattgaatgtgaaactaactTTTGTTACAGCTGAATTTCGTacttgcatttattttatttccgAGCTCGATCGACGATTCGAAAATCTAGCGCTGTATGTCGAACAAGTCCGAAAATCTAAGTTAAATTTTCAATCTGAATTTCGAGCAGGTATTGAATTAAGAGACAGTTTAAAGATcgcaatttaattttttaattgcaGATTGACTAGAAGTTCATGCtagctcaaaatatttgaatttcaataTTCCTGCTGgctctaatttcaattctgcctcgaaattcgatgATTTCTTTCGATTTTAATTTCGATTTACGAATTTGTGCGAAATTAAATGAATTCAACTTCATCGtttcgaaaatttgaatttcgatcttctgcttctaacttgcccaaaatatgccgcctcaaatttcaacgttttgaaacttttaagtcTCTTTTCTTCTTACACGCTCGAAATTTAATACAAGCTCGAAATCAGTTCCTTAAGATTTCCATTTTCGACAGACTCGATGTTCAATGCTGGCTCGAATAAAAAGGCTGAACATTTCAATTTCGAGCTTCGAGCAAGATCCAAATTCTATGCAAACTCtaaattctttttgaaattttgaatttgatcctcaagctgtttaaattTGACTATTagctgtaaacaaaatcatattatggggcgtccactaatttataaatccgtacatgtgtgcagtttagcgtggggggtggggggggggaagaTATCaatctttaccgttaaggagcttaaggtggaatgcgccccaaatgttttagccgaatttcgtcctgaaatttatactgtataaaattcaagatatatgcgattgagctccGGTTCTACTTTATCGCCATAGTGTTcttgttttttgctattgtgtcacaaacatggcccctgacgtcacttttcgtgcaacgcccagttccgggtGCTTTCGGTATTTTTCCTTTCATGCGCTCTGactgtcatataaatgaaaactacaaaatAGTCGTCattttgcattcagaaaatgctacttaatggtataaaattcagcgaattaagatttacgcctaggacgtcagagacgatattgtgacgtcagaacggaaaaacctcgcatcaagttttgttacaaatttagccttaaaatccagtttataaaaaatcgactAGATAAAAATAcgtaaaattttggtatgttgttttgcagtgtgtgtacgtctagtagacacataaatacttaggagTTACCgacttaaatttttcaatatttgacgatattttacccctaccccattaagacATGTCACGTTTGATcgtcattttttaacaaaataatctaaagaatatgcgaagctgcatgtattaacggtaaattcggaatgaattgatgaaacggattgacatgaaagtattgagagacatatggTGAGATTTGCTAAGAAAGTGTAAAGAAAAAAGtcgatttttttaaacatgtaataacaatCAAGTGATTACGGACCTGAAATATCTTAATGAGATgtttgataaagggtgtaaattatgtaaatgacatttCATTCTTTTTACTCTAACGTCATACAGCCACAAACCGTGTGGGGGTGAGGGTAAAGTTTGTTATAttgcgaaaaattaaagtcggtgacgCCTAAGCCTTAGGAAGAATTGACCTcgtgaccgatattgcagaaaatcgatatcaggggagacaacagctatatggtattggtattggtaacaggtgaccggtattgcgatgtcgatatttATTGCCTACGGGTATTGTCAactgcatgtttatttcaatatcaagtgctATAGAAGAGAAGGTTTtccataagataattaaacaagcttaattgaaatgttactggagttacaaactatggaaaagggatttttcattagaaataaaacaagtcatttttaccaaaagaacatttaatatgtaattttctgattCATAGCATTATAGACAtgctattttataataattaaattgaatttttatacccaatataacatatctataagtaataaaaaacatattttttaataaaaatcatattttcatacattttcttataataagAAGTATGTATATTTCAACACTTTTGAAAATTGTAGGAAATCAAAAATAGGGCTTTGCTCTATTgctcattttaacataaaaagctGCATACTTAGTAATAAAGTTACTGCAAGTCTTCAACTGTTCATATATCTAACATATTTACATGTgtgtaaactttgaaaaatatcattgtttaaaattgacattttctactTATGAAACCTCATTGCAATATCAGTGCATATACACATCTTGTATATGTGCATACACATTTTGTGTATTTCTTGACTATTACTGTTTTGACATAGACTGTTTCAGTAATTCATACGGTTTTTCATTTTGtctaagttttgttttaatacctAATTCATCCAATTTCTGTTTGATATCATTTACTGACAATTCATTAGCATCACACATAGAAATGACCATTTTCTGGTACGAACAGTCTGCTTCTTTAATGTCACATCCATTTttagtcacaaaaatacatatacatactgtataaatgtgttttttttttgtttttttttttttttttaaacagttgatCACAATTTATAATAACACAGGCGtaggttttgaattttttactttgaaatgtttgaatatcatatgtatatcaattcagtaattcttaacatattggcaaaataggaaatttgatgaattgaaaattatggtatgtttgtaaaattacaaaaaaaaaaaagaaaaaagatagtggcaatcagcgtggtacaggtattttgccgtattcaagcaGACATTACTCATTATAATATAACTACACATTCTTCACcaaaatatgaaaactg
The genomic region above belongs to Mercenaria mercenaria strain notata chromosome 12, MADL_Memer_1, whole genome shotgun sequence and contains:
- the LOC123533290 gene encoding M-phase inducer phosphatase-like, encoding MHLQFFSLFSVLQYCFLFMVSNDIIEAVERLESRELVADGARCYTLPTIPGKHSDLKSIAPETMADIVEGRYTEKLGKVAIVDCRYPYEFEGGHIRGAVNMYTKDAVNTLLQETSTSEKPRVLIFHCEFSSERGPKMYRFLRSQDRVLNKHRYPHLIFPEIYLLDGGYKAFFSTHKDLCVPISYKPMLHEDHAADLRHFRVKSKSWTAGEKQKTSRRQRSRLACLNIDF